A single window of Acidobacteriota bacterium DNA harbors:
- a CDS encoding VWA domain-containing protein — protein MRFRRLSCAVGFLGFTLVPVDAQQEPVPSFRAQSEVVLVDLVVTDKRGQFVHDLKPEEIQVFEDGKLQRLTFFDLRKRAGSEEQLVSEVGTGSVPAPALAARALPTTPQDRGYFVFLFDLQSMSFHGLERVKESIRRFARSELAPTDQVMVASIRPQFKVEMPFTSDISRLDATLDQLVARDFEETSIAKFIEQMDYAFARMEAGALDTFDPGQTGTGEQRLDPNLDGAISEAADYGRDLLVKVELQVDFTCAAISALSRHLGSLPGRKQLIYFSKGYPLDAKRTISHLISQRAITYSPGQITLIHLAANNYMAGASQASHLLNRLGSAVRQANRAQVSVYSIDPRGLMVPAIGNPEHRGSGNYLYPTYSTEDITSPHQFLASLSMETGGLWFADDNDLERPIRNAYRDGSRYYLMGYVPSSIRKKGKFHKIKVKVKRKGVRLRYREGYVEEDPREAETVDLANAFKFPDLFQDFPVDTQVLNRNGQVQVQARIPTGAFIFRSQGGQNQCVIEMFGALFDDSGKWVGENFYFVEKFDLDFNQQDLAKFLRYKHFVPMAAGITPDGPRDLVVVVRQRLTGRMATSTHRIVPN, from the coding sequence ATGCGATTTCGCCGCCTGTCGTGCGCCGTCGGTTTCCTGGGGTTCACTCTGGTTCCCGTCGATGCCCAGCAGGAGCCGGTCCCCTCTTTCCGGGCCCAATCCGAGGTCGTCCTCGTCGACCTGGTGGTCACCGACAAGCGGGGACAGTTCGTTCATGACCTGAAACCCGAGGAAATCCAGGTCTTCGAGGATGGCAAGCTCCAGCGGCTGACCTTCTTCGACCTGCGCAAGAGAGCCGGATCCGAGGAACAACTGGTTTCGGAAGTCGGAACGGGCTCCGTTCCAGCACCGGCCCTCGCCGCCAGGGCCCTCCCCACGACCCCGCAGGACAGGGGCTATTTCGTCTTCCTGTTCGACCTGCAGTCCATGTCCTTTCATGGGCTGGAACGGGTCAAGGAATCCATTCGACGGTTCGCCCGCTCCGAACTGGCTCCCACCGACCAGGTGATGGTGGCCAGCATTCGGCCGCAGTTTAAAGTCGAAATGCCCTTCACCAGCGACATTTCCCGATTGGACGCCACCCTCGACCAACTGGTCGCGAGGGATTTTGAAGAGACCAGCATCGCCAAGTTCATAGAGCAGATGGACTATGCATTCGCCCGCATGGAGGCGGGAGCCCTGGACACTTTCGATCCCGGCCAGACCGGGACCGGAGAGCAGAGACTCGATCCGAATCTGGATGGGGCCATCTCCGAAGCAGCGGACTACGGCCGCGATCTCCTGGTGAAGGTCGAGCTGCAAGTGGACTTCACCTGCGCCGCCATCAGCGCCCTCTCCCGGCATCTTGGCTCTCTGCCGGGACGAAAGCAGTTGATCTACTTTTCCAAGGGTTATCCTCTCGACGCCAAACGGACCATCAGCCACCTGATTTCCCAACGAGCCATCACCTACTCGCCGGGACAGATCACCCTGATCCATCTGGCAGCCAACAACTACATGGCGGGAGCCTCCCAGGCCTCCCACCTGCTCAACCGGCTTGGGTCGGCCGTACGCCAGGCCAATCGAGCCCAGGTTTCGGTGTACAGCATCGATCCTCGAGGTCTGATGGTCCCGGCGATCGGCAACCCTGAACACAGAGGTTCGGGCAATTATCTCTACCCGACCTATTCCACCGAGGACATTACGTCCCCGCACCAGTTTCTGGCCTCCCTCTCCATGGAGACCGGCGGGCTCTGGTTCGCCGACGACAACGACCTGGAACGCCCGATCCGCAACGCCTACCGGGACGGCAGCCGCTACTACCTCATGGGATATGTCCCGTCCTCGATTCGGAAGAAGGGCAAGTTCCACAAGATCAAGGTGAAGGTCAAAAGAAAAGGCGTCCGGTTGCGGTACCGGGAAGGTTACGTCGAAGAGGACCCGAGGGAAGCCGAAACCGTCGATCTGGCCAACGCGTTCAAGTTCCCCGATCTGTTCCAGGACTTTCCCGTCGACACGCAGGTCCTGAACCGGAACGGTCAGGTGCAGGTCCAGGCCCGAATCCCGACCGGAGCCTTCATCTTCAGATCCCAGGGCGGACAGAACCAGTGCGTCATCGAGATGTTCGGGGCACTCTTCGACGACTCCGGGAAATGGGTCGGGGAAAACTTCTACTTCGTTGAGAAGTTCGATCTGGACTTCAATCAGCAGGATCTGGCCAAGTTCCTACGCTACAAGCACTTCGTCCCCATGGCGGCAGGGATTACGCCGGACGGGCCCCGCGACCTGGTGGTCGTGGTTCGCCAGCGTCTCACCGGAAGAATGGCGACGTCGACCCATCGGATCGTTCCGAACTGA
- a CDS encoding protein tyrosine phosphatase family protein: protein MRFIFPAALAWVVILPGTVLAQDSEPPISARNFLWVNQDFCTAGQPTHQDLIRLKQKGVQSVLNLRTTAEDPGVAKEGAAVQALGLNYFHLPVDSSQLTPKLGDEFLRIVSDESNRPLFIHCASANRVGAFWILHRVVNHGWSLAEAEEEARRIGLRSRKLLEFARKYLERAGH from the coding sequence ATGAGGTTCATCTTTCCGGCCGCTCTGGCCTGGGTGGTCATTTTGCCTGGAACGGTTTTGGCTCAGGATTCAGAGCCGCCGATTTCGGCTCGAAACTTTCTCTGGGTCAACCAGGATTTCTGCACCGCCGGGCAACCGACCCACCAGGACCTGATCCGGCTGAAGCAGAAAGGGGTCCAATCGGTCTTGAACCTGCGGACCACCGCCGAGGATCCCGGTGTGGCGAAAGAGGGAGCTGCCGTCCAGGCGCTGGGACTCAATTATTTTCATCTGCCGGTGGACTCGAGCCAATTGACTCCGAAGTTGGGAGACGAGTTTCTGCGGATCGTCTCGGACGAGTCGAATCGGCCTCTCTTCATCCATTGCGCCAGCGCCAACCGGGTCGGAGCGTTCTGGATTCTTCACCGGGTGGTCAACCATGGCTGGAGCCTGGCCGAGGCGGAGGAAGAGGCCCGGAGGATTGGCCTGCGGTCCCGGAAGTTGCTGGAGTTCGCCCGGAAATACCTGGAACGGGCTGGCCACTGA
- a CDS encoding VCBS repeat-containing protein produces MRWNLGLTLLFLSCAVAARGQTGPKIWQESSFEDFADGRFGDGGANTYVSRRGRIQLVNRWDLNQDGFIDLVFSNTHPHKEKMDAAIYWGNGRDFDVSRRSFIPNDGAQWAASGDLNGDGRMDVVFPNYTNGTWDGMDSFVYFGGIEELKTRRDDSAWGFHPFSRKISLPSRAAQGAAVADLNRDGHPDVILALSAGFWEYRVGFRDGGYDSPSRVFWGSAQGPDRERYVDVPALGASDAAVADLNQDGWPDLILANQEDKGNQDIDSYVLWGGEKGFSPQRKVDLPTHQAFAVEPADVNGDGRTDLVFANGKGPASFVYLNGEEGFSADRRLELPTSDARDAAVADFNGDGHQDIFFTNHQSHGNPLTHSYLYWGSEEGFSADRRQEFETVGAWGASAADLNRDGHVDLVISNYKEHFSFEVPSYIQWNSEEGFAPTRRTSLFTTGAVGNLVTDFDGDGHLDVLFNNTVARSRGGDSPIFLYWGDAHGRYSAERRISLPAVDPYEWGSADLNDDGWTDLVVSNFGETVRWRQESHIYWGDRQGFHAGKRSALMGRGSAGVSIADLDRDGWLDVVLSNVPSEELAETGAFIYWGGGEGFVVTERLELDNGPTGIPAIADLNRDGHLDLLFSANAEGVPIYWGDGSRGYSSSRRSIVPGSASLRGVEVADLNRDGVLDLVLSRSIEAGSRSTTGFVYWGAGKGEYSAGRRTEFEIEGTNLITVADVNQDGWLDLVCPNYNTGSSRATLSRVHLGGPDGFDPKRMFELPTNSGAGSMVADFNQDGYADILFVCHRSEGDPNRIGSFGDHVTNSFLYWGGGDGFRADRRLEIPVRGPHNDSGVDLGNIYDRRFEFDYVSSAHSFSEGRPANLTWKAQTPHGSRVLFQIRTAESEEELDGAAWRGPGGPATFFEHPGAIPDTDPSHAVIQYRATLHPAATGVVSPILEEVVVLFR; encoded by the coding sequence ATGCGCTGGAATCTGGGGCTGACCTTGCTTTTTCTGTCTTGCGCCGTTGCGGCCCGGGGCCAGACCGGGCCCAAGATCTGGCAGGAATCCAGCTTCGAGGATTTCGCCGACGGCCGCTTCGGAGACGGCGGCGCCAACACCTACGTTTCACGGAGGGGGCGCATCCAGTTGGTGAATCGGTGGGATCTGAACCAGGACGGGTTCATCGACCTGGTCTTCTCCAACACGCATCCCCACAAGGAGAAGATGGACGCGGCCATCTATTGGGGAAACGGCAGGGACTTCGACGTGTCCCGGCGCTCCTTCATTCCCAACGACGGCGCCCAGTGGGCTGCCTCCGGCGATCTGAACGGTGACGGGCGGATGGATGTCGTCTTCCCCAACTATACCAACGGAACTTGGGACGGCATGGATTCGTTCGTCTACTTCGGCGGGATCGAAGAATTGAAGACCCGCCGCGACGATTCGGCGTGGGGTTTCCACCCCTTTTCCAGGAAGATCTCCCTTCCGTCTCGGGCGGCCCAGGGAGCCGCCGTCGCCGATCTTAACCGGGACGGGCACCCTGACGTGATTCTGGCTCTGTCCGCCGGGTTCTGGGAATACCGCGTCGGCTTTCGGGACGGCGGTTACGATTCACCGTCCCGGGTCTTCTGGGGGTCGGCGCAGGGACCGGACCGGGAGCGCTATGTGGACGTCCCGGCGCTCGGGGCCTCGGACGCCGCCGTCGCCGATCTGAACCAGGATGGATGGCCCGATCTCATTCTGGCCAACCAGGAAGACAAGGGGAACCAGGACATCGACTCCTATGTCCTGTGGGGAGGGGAGAAGGGTTTCAGTCCCCAACGCAAGGTGGATCTTCCGACCCATCAGGCCTTTGCCGTGGAACCGGCCGACGTGAACGGCGACGGCCGCACCGATCTGGTGTTCGCCAACGGGAAGGGACCGGCTTCGTTCGTCTATCTCAACGGCGAGGAGGGCTTCTCGGCCGACCGGCGCCTGGAGCTTCCCACCAGCGACGCCCGGGACGCCGCCGTCGCCGATTTCAACGGCGACGGCCACCAGGACATCTTCTTCACCAATCACCAGTCCCACGGAAACCCCCTCACCCACTCCTATCTGTACTGGGGCTCTGAGGAGGGGTTCTCCGCGGATCGGCGTCAGGAATTCGAGACGGTGGGAGCGTGGGGCGCCTCGGCCGCCGATCTGAATCGGGACGGGCACGTGGACCTGGTCATCTCCAACTACAAGGAACACTTTTCGTTCGAGGTTCCCTCCTATATCCAGTGGAACTCGGAAGAAGGGTTCGCTCCCACCCGCCGCACCTCCCTCTTCACAACGGGAGCGGTGGGCAACCTGGTGACCGACTTCGACGGCGACGGCCACCTCGACGTCCTCTTCAACAACACGGTGGCGCGCAGCCGGGGTGGGGACAGTCCCATTTTCCTCTATTGGGGAGACGCGCATGGCCGGTACAGCGCCGAGCGGCGGATCTCGCTGCCCGCCGTCGATCCCTATGAATGGGGATCGGCGGACCTTAACGACGACGGATGGACCGATCTGGTGGTCTCCAATTTCGGAGAGACGGTCCGGTGGCGCCAGGAAAGCCACATCTACTGGGGTGACAGGCAGGGGTTCCACGCCGGCAAGCGATCCGCCCTGATGGGACGCGGCAGCGCCGGCGTGAGCATCGCCGATCTGGACCGGGACGGATGGCTGGACGTGGTCCTGTCCAACGTCCCCAGTGAGGAGTTGGCGGAAACGGGAGCGTTCATCTACTGGGGCGGCGGCGAAGGGTTCGTGGTCACGGAGCGGCTGGAATTGGACAACGGACCCACCGGCATCCCCGCCATTGCCGACCTGAACCGGGACGGACACCTGGACCTCCTGTTCTCGGCCAACGCGGAGGGCGTCCCCATCTATTGGGGTGACGGAAGCCGGGGCTACTCCTCGTCGCGCCGCAGTATCGTGCCCGGATCGGCCAGCCTCCGGGGCGTGGAGGTCGCCGACCTGAATCGGGACGGAGTGCTGGACCTGGTGCTGAGCCGCTCCATCGAAGCAGGCTCCCGGTCGACCACAGGCTTCGTCTATTGGGGTGCGGGGAAAGGAGAATACTCGGCCGGCCGGCGCACCGAATTCGAGATCGAGGGGACCAACCTGATCACGGTGGCGGACGTGAACCAGGACGGATGGCTGGACCTGGTGTGCCCCAACTACAACACCGGATCGAGCCGGGCGACACTCTCACGGGTCCATCTGGGCGGACCCGACGGGTTCGACCCGAAGCGGATGTTCGAGCTGCCCACCAACTCGGGGGCCGGAAGCATGGTGGCGGACTTCAACCAGGACGGATACGCCGACATCCTCTTCGTCTGCCATCGTTCCGAGGGGGATCCCAACCGGATCGGCTCCTTCGGCGATCACGTCACCAACTCCTTCCTCTACTGGGGAGGAGGCGACGGCTTCCGGGCGGACCGCAGGCTGGAGATCCCGGTCCGCGGACCCCACAACGACTCGGGAGTGGACCTGGGCAACATCTACGACCGGCGTTTCGAGTTCGACTACGTCTCGTCGGCGCACTCGTTCTCGGAGGGCCGTCCGGCCAACCTGACCTGGAAGGCTCAGACGCCCCATGGCAGCCGGGTGCTTTTCCAGATAAGGACGGCCGAGTCGGAAGAAGAATTGGACGGCGCCGCGTGGCGGGGACCCGGCGGTCCGGCGACTTTCTTCGAGCATCCCGGCGCCATCCCGGATACGGACCCCTCACATGCAGTGATTCAATACCGGGCGACTCTCCATCCGGCAGCGACGGGAGTCGTATCGCCGATCCTGGAAGAAGTCGTAGTGCTGTTCCGGTAG
- a CDS encoding type II toxin-antitoxin system VapC family toxin: protein MFLVDTNVLLDILSDDPVWRPWSEHAIRDSLVSGVVGINPIIYAETSVSFTDPRELDHYLNSLMLVRFQLPYEAGFLAARAFIQYRRAGGVRASPLPDFYIGAHAETQGLTLLTRDTRRYQTYFPAVKLVTPRSA, encoded by the coding sequence GTGTTTCTGGTCGACACCAACGTATTGCTCGACATCCTCTCGGACGACCCGGTCTGGCGTCCCTGGTCGGAGCACGCAATACGTGATTCTCTGGTTTCCGGAGTCGTTGGAATCAACCCGATCATCTACGCCGAGACATCCGTCTCTTTCACCGATCCCAGAGAATTGGATCATTACCTGAACTCCCTTATGCTGGTGCGTTTTCAGCTACCGTACGAAGCTGGATTCCTCGCGGCGAGAGCCTTTATCCAGTATCGCCGAGCCGGAGGTGTGCGGGCATCGCCGCTGCCGGATTTCTACATCGGCGCGCACGCCGAGACACAAGGACTGACACTTCTCACCAGAGACACAAGGCGATACCAGACCTACTTCCCTGCAGTGAAACTGGTGACACCGCGAAGCGCGTAG
- a CDS encoding AbrB/MazE/SpoVT family DNA-binding domain-containing protein translates to MKITSKGQVTIPQRFRLKFGLLPNTEAAFEESDGGVLIRPVLSKRALIEQRLRDARGVADRGLSTDDVMRLTRGDD, encoded by the coding sequence ATGAAAATTACATCCAAGGGTCAGGTGACGATCCCCCAGCGATTCAGGCTGAAGTTCGGACTGCTCCCCAATACGGAGGCGGCCTTCGAAGAGTCCGACGGTGGAGTGTTGATTCGTCCCGTGTTGAGCAAACGAGCTCTCATCGAGCAGCGCCTCCGTGACGCACGCGGCGTCGCGGACAGAGGACTCAGTACCGATGATGTGATGCGGCTCACGCGCGGGGACGACTGA
- a CDS encoding amidohydrolase family protein, which translates to MSSSRIDGGQTRRGFLHRSAQALGTAAAAHLAGAEARSAGISSQTRKDDTPMKIDAHGHISQVEIQDLEGEYRKNWKYGMGARDNLYLMDSVGIDMQVLQCAFYLHRYHRRMMKEHPGRFVAISKIDERLLPGDRGLKLIQNHIEEWGFKGWYYDCWPPEQRVEMGMDPKEWGTPDPFHHFDHSRYDPQWELVQSLGVPACVTSYSYNFKTLGPGLLNVLKKFPDLKVVIIHGYWPPSCVQDDGSVRIPDAVVELVKNYNVVMEILPGLQHRSDMYGPGDAVLKAYYDTFGPSKLMWGSEYTHVDLPTVEQYLHQFDYIKERCPYMSESDIAQIRGGTAMEIYGIQG; encoded by the coding sequence GTGTCCAGTTCTCGAATCGACGGCGGCCAGACGCGCCGCGGTTTCCTTCACCGATCCGCCCAGGCCCTGGGGACCGCCGCCGCGGCCCACCTCGCCGGAGCCGAGGCGAGAAGCGCCGGTATCTCAAGTCAAACCAGGAAAGACGACACACCCATGAAGATCGATGCGCATGGCCACATCAGCCAGGTTGAGATTCAGGACCTGGAGGGCGAGTACAGGAAGAACTGGAAGTACGGGATGGGCGCCCGGGACAACCTCTACCTGATGGATTCCGTCGGCATCGACATGCAGGTGCTCCAGTGCGCCTTCTACCTGCACCGGTACCACCGCCGGATGATGAAGGAGCATCCGGGCCGGTTCGTCGCCATCAGCAAGATCGACGAACGGTTGCTGCCCGGTGACCGCGGGCTGAAGCTGATCCAGAATCACATCGAGGAATGGGGGTTCAAGGGGTGGTACTACGACTGCTGGCCGCCGGAGCAGAGGGTGGAAATGGGGATGGACCCCAAGGAGTGGGGTACTCCCGACCCCTTCCACCACTTCGACCACTCCCGTTACGACCCTCAATGGGAACTGGTCCAGTCACTGGGGGTTCCCGCGTGCGTCACTTCCTATTCGTACAACTTCAAGACCCTGGGACCGGGCCTCTTGAACGTGCTCAAGAAGTTTCCGGATCTGAAGGTGGTCATCATTCATGGTTACTGGCCGCCAAGCTGCGTGCAGGACGACGGTTCCGTCCGAATTCCTGACGCGGTCGTCGAGTTGGTCAAGAATTACAACGTGGTCATGGAGATCCTCCCCGGACTCCAGCACCGGTCCGACATGTACGGCCCCGGAGATGCGGTCCTCAAGGCGTATTACGACACCTTCGGCCCGTCCAAGCTCATGTGGGGCTCCGAGTACACCCACGTGGACCTTCCCACCGTCGAGCAGTACCTGCACCAGTTCGATTACATCAAGGAGCGGTGCCCGTACATGAGCGAAAGCGACATCGCCCAGATTCGCGGCGGGACCGCCATGGAGATTTACGGGATTCAAGGCTGA